The DNA sequence CCGCTGTACGAGATCGGCTGTCAGATGCTGAACATGGGCAAGATGGGGCCGGGCATCCCCGAGTACGAGGCGCTGGAGAAGAAGATGCGGCCGGTCATGGACCAGTGCAAGGCCATCGCAGACAAGATCACCGCGGGTATCAAGACACCCACGCTGAACCTGCCGTTCGGGATCCTCAGCGGCGACAACCTGCAGCGGTCCCCGGTGCCGGGCACGGAGCCGGGCGTCGTGTCGCCGCGCTTCGAGGGGGGCAACTGATGCGGTGGCATAGGAGCGCGGGGCTCGCGTCGCAGAAGCGACCGCGCCCGGAGGCGGACGGGCGCCCGGGCAGGGGCGACCCTGGCCGTGGGCGGTTGGCGGTGGGGGCCTGTATGGCCGGCGCGGCGATGGTGCTGAGCGCCTGCGGAACGGGCGGCGTCTACAGCCTGCCGCTGCCCGGCGGTGCGGACACCGGCGAACATCCGATGACGATCACCGCGGACTTCGCGGACGTGCTGTCGCTGGTGCCGCAGTCGGCGGTCAAAGTCGGCGGCATCGCCGTCGGCCAGGTCAAGACGATCGAACTCGCCCCGGACGGCTGGTCCGCGCGGTTGACGCTGGAGATCCAGGGAGACCTCGGCCTGCCGGCCAACACGGTCGCCCGGATCGAACAGACCAACCTGCTGGGCGAGAAGTTCGTGGCCCTGAGCCCGCCGACCACCGTCGCCCCGACGGGCACGCTCGAGGACGGGGCGCAGATCCCGCTGCAGCGGACCGGCCGCAGCGTGCAGATCGAAGAGGTCCTCGGTGCGCTGTCGCTGCTGCTCAACGGCGGCGGCGTGGCGCAGGTCCAGCCGATCGTCGAGGAGATGAACAAGGCGATCGGCGGTCGCGAGTCGCAGACCCGGGACCTGCTCGGCCAGTTCACCGACCTGGTCGCGGGCGTCAACGATCAGCGGGAGTCGATCAGCGAAGCGCTCGACAGCCTGCAGACGCTCACGGGCACGGTCAGCAACCAGCGCGAGCAGATCCAGGCCATCCTGGAGGAACTTCCGGAGGGGGTCCGGATCCTCAGTGAGCAGCGCCCCGACTTCGTCGCGCTGCTCAATCAGCTCGACCGCCTGGGCAAGGCCGGCACCGACGTCATCACGACGACGCGCGAGGACGTGCTGCGCGACCTGCGCGCGATGCGGCCGACGATCCAGGCGCTGGCCGACAACGTCCCGTCGCTGGTGGGTGCTCTGCCCATCCTGCCGACCTTCCCGATTCCCGACGAGATCCTGCAGGGGATCCAGGGCGGCTACGCGAACGTGTGGGTGTCGGCGGATCTGCGCATCGGCGAGACGCTCGCAAACCTCGGCGTGGGACGCCCGGATCCCCGGTACGTCAAGCCGTACGGGGCGCACCAGGTGCCCGTCGATCTGAGCAACCCGTGGATCAACGGGAACGGTCCGCGGCGCGGCTGGCCCACGGTCACGCTGCTGCCGTTGGCGGACACCGCCCCGCCGTTCCAGCGCAACCCCGCGAGCCTGCCGCTCGGCGTCGTCGACAACGCGGCGGAGGCGGTGCGGAAGGGAACACAGGCGGTGCAGGACGGGTTGGACCGCGCAGCCGACGCGCTGCCGCAGATCGGCCAGGTCGCCACCCCGCCCCCGGATGAGCAGGCGGGTGCGGGCGGTCCGGCAGACGGCCAGGGAGGTGGCGACTGATGCTGTCCCGACTGATGAAAGTGCAACTGGTCGCGTTCCTCGTCATCGCCGTGCTGGGCATCGTCTACGTCGGCGGCAAGTACGCGCGCCTGGACGACCTCGTCGGCGTCGGCCGGTACACCGTGCACATGAACCTCAACCACTTCGGCGGGATCTTCCCCAATGCGGAGGTCTCCTACCGCGGGGTCCCCGTGGGCCGGGTCGGCGAGATGAGGCTGACGCCGGACGGGCTCCAGGTGGACCTGGAGCTCGAGAACGGCGGTCCCAAGATCCCGGAATCCACGCACGTCGTCGTGGCCAACCGTTCGGCCATCGGCGAGCAGTACGTGGACTTCCAACCGGTGAGCGACGCCGGGCCGTACCTCGACGGCGGGGACACCATCCCCGCGGACCACACCTCCACGCCGATCCCCATCGAGGATCTGTTCCAGTCCGTGTCGGGACTCATGGATTCCGTCCCGGTGGACGCGCTCAGGACGACCTTCACCGAATTGGGCAAGGCGTTCAACGGGCGCGGAGAAGACCTGCGCTCGCTGGTGCAGTCGGTGAACGCGTTCACCGACGAGGCGTCGAAGAACCTGCCGCAGACCCTGGACCTGATCACGGACAGCGTCACCGTGCTGGGCACGCAGGCGGACCAGTCCTCGGCGATCCAGTCCTACAGCGCCGATCTGGACCGCATCACCCGGCAGCTCAAGTCGAGCGACCCGGACGTGCGGCGCCTCATCGGCACGGCCAAGGATGCCAGCGACGAGGTCGGGGACTTCGTGGGCAGAAGCGGCGACGACATCGCCTCGCTGCTCGCGGGCGCCAACGTGATCAGCGGCGTCGCCGACGACGTGTGGGAAGGACTGCGCGTCCTGCTGGCCGCGTTGCCGGCGCTGGGCGCGGCGTCGCCCACCGTCGCCCCCGGCGACGACACGATCCACATGGGCGTCGTGCTGGAGACCAACAATCCGGTCGCGTGCACGCGCGGCTACGAGGGCACACAGAAGATTCTCGCCGAGATGAAGGCGAAGAACCCCGACTTCGACGACACCACGGACGATTTCCCGGTGAACCTCGACGCCTCGTGCGACGTGCCGCTCGGCAACCCCACGGGCGTGCGGAGCTCGGACCGGATCAAGTACGCGGATCCGACCACGGTGCAGCCGTGGGACGACAAGCCCAAGCAGGATCCGGACAAGCTCTATCTGCGACCGATCGCATCGCAGGTGGCGGCGCTGCTGGGCGTGACGCCGCGCTG is a window from the Tomitella gaofuii genome containing:
- a CDS encoding MCE family protein, which gives rise to MAGAAMVLSACGTGGVYSLPLPGGADTGEHPMTITADFADVLSLVPQSAVKVGGIAVGQVKTIELAPDGWSARLTLEIQGDLGLPANTVARIEQTNLLGEKFVALSPPTTVAPTGTLEDGAQIPLQRTGRSVQIEEVLGALSLLLNGGGVAQVQPIVEEMNKAIGGRESQTRDLLGQFTDLVAGVNDQRESISEALDSLQTLTGTVSNQREQIQAILEELPEGVRILSEQRPDFVALLNQLDRLGKAGTDVITTTREDVLRDLRAMRPTIQALADNVPSLVGALPILPTFPIPDEILQGIQGGYANVWVSADLRIGETLANLGVGRPDPRYVKPYGAHQVPVDLSNPWINGNGPRRGWPTVTLLPLADTAPPFQRNPASLPLGVVDNAAEAVRKGTQAVQDGLDRAADALPQIGQVATPPPDEQAGAGGPADGQGGGD
- a CDS encoding MCE family protein, translated to MLSRLMKVQLVAFLVIAVLGIVYVGGKYARLDDLVGVGRYTVHMNLNHFGGIFPNAEVSYRGVPVGRVGEMRLTPDGLQVDLELENGGPKIPESTHVVVANRSAIGEQYVDFQPVSDAGPYLDGGDTIPADHTSTPIPIEDLFQSVSGLMDSVPVDALRTTFTELGKAFNGRGEDLRSLVQSVNAFTDEASKNLPQTLDLITDSVTVLGTQADQSSAIQSYSADLDRITRQLKSSDPDVRRLIGTAKDASDEVGDFVGRSGDDIASLLAGANVISGVADDVWEGLRVLLAALPALGAASPTVAPGDDTIHMGVVLETNNPVACTRGYEGTQKILAEMKAKNPDFDDTTDDFPVNLDASCDVPLGNPTGVRSSDRIKYADPTTVQPWDDKPKQDPDKLYLRPIASQVAALLGVTPR